The following proteins are co-located in the Tardibacter chloracetimidivorans genome:
- a CDS encoding UrcA family protein produces the protein MTNSRTLAMIGSFCVGLAPLAVSPAFAQTPPEEIVVTGKYGKVPDSVQSLSQRVSYADLDLSKDKHRDILRQRVKLTARFLCDKLGEPEIATPPVPSCRDAATRDAMARVGSLEENAAPRGTTWVAGPAWQAPYPTDWTTKYPE, from the coding sequence ATGACGAATTCCCGTACCCTCGCAATGATAGGCTCATTCTGCGTCGGACTTGCGCCACTGGCCGTTTCCCCGGCCTTCGCCCAAACGCCGCCGGAAGAGATCGTCGTGACCGGCAAATACGGAAAAGTGCCGGACAGCGTCCAATCACTCTCGCAGCGGGTGAGCTATGCCGACCTTGATCTGAGCAAGGACAAGCACCGCGACATATTGAGGCAGCGGGTAAAGCTTACGGCGCGTTTTCTCTGCGACAAACTGGGCGAGCCGGAGATCGCGACGCCTCCGGTGCCTTCATGTCGCGACGCTGCGACGAGAGACGCGATGGCCCGCGTGGGCTCCCTGGAGGAGAATGCCGCCCCGCGTGGCACCACCTGGGTTGCCGGACCCGCATGGCAGGCGCCATATCCGACGGATTGGACCACCAAATATCCCGAGTGA
- the istB gene encoding IS21-like element ISSsp5 family helper ATPase IstB — protein MSDQAPEILLAHHLKALKLPTCLREHHKLARQCAAEGVDHIRFLARLVEMEMIDRERRMVERRIKAARFPAVKSLDSFDFAAIPRLNKMQVLEMARCEWIERRENAIALGPSGTGKTHVALGLGLAACQKGLSVGFTTAAALVSEMMEARDERRLLRFQKQMAGYKLLIIDELGFVPLSKTGAELLFELISQRYERGSTFITSNLPFDEWTETFGSERLTGALLDRLTHHVSILEMNGESYRLAHSRARKAKTRP, from the coding sequence ATGAGCGATCAGGCCCCGGAGATCCTTCTCGCTCACCATCTCAAGGCGCTCAAGCTGCCTACGTGCCTGCGTGAGCATCACAAGCTCGCGCGGCAATGTGCCGCTGAAGGCGTCGATCATATCCGCTTCCTCGCCCGCCTCGTCGAGATGGAAATGATCGACAGGGAGCGTCGCATGGTCGAGCGGCGCATCAAGGCCGCGCGCTTCCCCGCCGTCAAAAGCCTCGACAGCTTCGACTTCGCCGCCATCCCCAGGCTCAACAAGATGCAGGTGCTCGAGATGGCGCGCTGCGAGTGGATCGAGCGGCGTGAGAACGCCATCGCTCTGGGGCCATCAGGCACCGGAAAGACGCACGTAGCGTTGGGGCTCGGACTGGCAGCATGCCAGAAAGGACTGTCGGTGGGCTTCACCACCGCGGCAGCGCTGGTCAGCGAAATGATGGAGGCCCGCGACGAGCGCCGTCTTCTGCGCTTCCAGAAGCAGATGGCCGGATACAAGCTGCTCATCATCGACGAACTGGGCTTTGTGCCGCTCTCCAAGACCGGCGCCGAACTGTTGTTCGAGCTGATCTCCCAGCGTTACGAACGCGGCTCCACCTTCATCACCAGCAACCTGCCCTTCGACGAATGGACCGAAACCTTCGGATCTGAGCGTCTCACAGGCGCGCTCCTCGATCGCCTGACCCATCACGTCAGCATCCTCGAGATGAACGGCGAAAGCTATCGCCTCGCGCACAGCCGGGCCCGCAAGGCCAAAACCAGACCCTGA